In a genomic window of Pedobacter sp. KBS0701:
- a CDS encoding Zn-dependent hydrolase gives MKNLYKSGLFLSAVAISVGALSSCTGNNKSKDEKAIVVQKDSLINYVAQRLPIYERVKLTTNINELSVNDRKILPLLIQAAEIMDQLYWKQAYPQRDSLLATIKDEKTRDFVNINYGPWDRLNNDKPFVAGVGPKPEGASFYPYGITKEAIEKSDLADKFGAYSVVQKDSTGKLSTVPYHVLYAAELQKVSSLLKQAALIAEDAGLKKYLNLRADALVTDNFTASDYAWLDMKNNGLDIIIGPIENYEDKLFNARTSYEAYVLIKDKEWSKRLAKYVKMLPELQKNLPVAAKYKAETPGTDSELNAYDVVYYAGDCNAGSKTIAVNLPNDEKIQQEKGTRRSQLKNAMQAKFDKILVPISKELIDTDQQQYIKFDAFFANVMFHEVAHGLGIKKTITGKGFVRAALKEQYSWLEEGKADILGLYMVTGLLKKGELKGDIKDYYTTFMAGILRSVRFGVSEAHGKANMQCFNYFQEKGAFERTAKGTYKVNFEKFATAMNDLSAFILTLQGNGDKAAVEKAQKEKAVIHTELQTDLERLTKKNIPVDVVFEQGVDVLGVK, from the coding sequence ATGAAGAATTTATACAAATCAGGCCTATTTTTATCTGCAGTAGCCATCTCTGTAGGCGCTTTATCGTCTTGTACCGGCAATAATAAATCTAAGGATGAAAAAGCTATAGTAGTACAAAAAGATAGTCTGATCAATTATGTTGCTCAACGCCTGCCTATTTACGAAAGGGTAAAATTAACCACCAATATTAATGAGTTAAGTGTTAACGACCGTAAAATTTTGCCTTTATTAATTCAGGCAGCAGAAATTATGGATCAATTATATTGGAAACAAGCCTACCCGCAAAGAGATAGCTTGCTCGCAACCATTAAAGATGAAAAAACACGCGATTTTGTTAATATCAATTATGGCCCGTGGGATAGATTAAATAATGATAAACCTTTTGTCGCAGGTGTTGGCCCAAAACCGGAAGGAGCATCTTTTTATCCATACGGAATTACAAAAGAAGCCATAGAGAAATCGGACCTTGCTGATAAGTTCGGGGCATATTCTGTCGTTCAAAAAGACAGTACTGGCAAATTATCAACAGTACCCTATCATGTATTGTATGCTGCAGAGTTACAAAAAGTAAGTTCTTTGTTAAAACAGGCCGCTCTGATTGCTGAGGATGCCGGCTTAAAAAAATATTTAAACTTAAGGGCCGATGCTTTGGTAACAGATAATTTTACTGCAAGTGATTATGCCTGGCTGGATATGAAAAACAACGGTCTGGATATTATTATCGGCCCGATTGAAAATTACGAGGATAAGCTGTTTAATGCCCGCACCAGTTACGAAGCTTATGTTTTAATCAAAGATAAAGAGTGGAGCAAACGCCTGGCGAAGTATGTAAAAATGCTTCCCGAATTACAGAAAAACCTGCCCGTTGCAGCAAAATACAAAGCAGAAACGCCCGGAACTGACTCTGAATTAAATGCTTATGACGTGGTTTATTATGCGGGAGACTGTAACGCGGGATCGAAAACCATCGCCGTTAATCTCCCGAATGACGAAAAAATTCAACAGGAAAAGGGCACGCGCCGTTCGCAGCTGAAAAATGCAATGCAGGCGAAATTTGATAAAATTTTAGTGCCGATTTCAAAAGAGCTGATCGACACAGATCAACAGCAATACATTAAATTTGACGCTTTTTTTGCAAACGTAATGTTCCACGAAGTAGCACATGGCTTAGGGATTAAAAAAACCATTACCGGAAAAGGCTTTGTACGTGCCGCATTAAAAGAACAATATAGCTGGCTGGAAGAAGGCAAAGCCGATATTTTAGGTTTATATATGGTAACCGGCTTACTTAAAAAAGGTGAGTTAAAAGGTGATATAAAAGATTATTATACCACATTTATGGCTGGCATTTTACGTTCAGTTCGCTTTGGTGTTTCTGAAGCACACGGAAAAGCGAATATGCAGTGCTTTAATTATTTTCAGGAAAAAGGAGCTTTTGAGCGTACGGCTAAAGGCACTTACAAAGTAAACTTCGAAAAATTTGCTACAGCTATGAATGATTTAAGTGCATTTATTCTTACGCTTCAAGGTAATGGCGATAAAGCCGCAGTAGAAAAAGCACAAAAAGAAAAAGCGGTTATCCATACAGAACTTCAAACAGATTTGGAACGGTTGACTAAAAAGAATATTCCTGTTGATGTTGTTTTCGAACAAGGCGTTGATGTACTTGGGGTAAAATAA
- a CDS encoding GNAT family N-acetyltransferase, which translates to MQKEFKIERLDNQFCEAIIGLILPIQQIEFNVAIDLAAQPDLLDIEKNYDGTGGAFWGARLNGELIGTIALIAQPDHHAGAIRKMFVKKEFRGKALGVAQALLKTLIGYCADNNLDKVYLGTKNILQAACRFYERNGFKQVVMEDLPVYFPRMAVDNVFYGLDLKSV; encoded by the coding sequence ATGCAAAAAGAATTTAAAATTGAACGTTTAGATAATCAATTCTGTGAAGCGATTATCGGGTTGATCCTGCCCATACAACAAATAGAATTTAATGTAGCTATCGATCTGGCTGCACAACCCGATTTGTTGGATATCGAAAAAAATTACGATGGTACTGGAGGCGCATTCTGGGGTGCCAGGCTAAACGGCGAACTTATTGGTACCATTGCCTTAATTGCACAACCCGATCATCATGCCGGTGCCATCAGAAAGATGTTTGTTAAAAAAGAATTCCGTGGAAAAGCGCTTGGGGTAGCGCAGGCTTTATTAAAAACCCTTATCGGATATTGCGCAGATAATAACCTGGATAAGGTATATTTGGGTACCAAAAATATATTGCAGGCTGCCTGCCGCTTTTACGAACGTAATGGATTTAAACAAGTGGTTATGGAAGATCTTCCGGTTTATTTTCCCCGCATGGCTGTAGACAACGTGTTTTATGGTCTGGATTTAAAATCTGTTTAA
- a CDS encoding TlpA disulfide reductase family protein — MKFIRKNIFNTLFVIFLLVIVFVPDAKAFLIKGLMEIGFYKPNVETPKENVASLNGIRFKDVKGNLIDLGDLKGKVIFLNFWATWCPPCRAEMPSIYKLYTQFKDDKDVVFIFADADGDFAKSGKFMSDRKYTMPIYKEESDIPEKVFAGALPTTVVFDKQGRLSFRHEGVANYADQKIIDFINKLKSSR; from the coding sequence ATGAAATTTATCAGGAAAAATATATTCAATACTTTATTTGTCATTTTCCTATTGGTAATTGTTTTTGTACCCGATGCAAAAGCATTTTTGATTAAAGGCTTGATGGAGATTGGTTTTTATAAACCCAACGTTGAAACGCCAAAAGAAAATGTTGCAAGTCTCAATGGGATCCGGTTTAAAGATGTAAAAGGGAATCTCATTGATCTTGGCGATTTAAAAGGCAAAGTTATTTTCCTCAACTTTTGGGCAACCTGGTGCCCGCCGTGCAGGGCCGAAATGCCTTCGATTTACAAGCTTTACACACAATTTAAAGACGATAAAGATGTAGTATTCATTTTTGCTGATGCTGACGGAGATTTTGCTAAATCGGGCAAGTTTATGTCCGACCGCAAATACACAATGCCAATCTATAAAGAAGAAAGTGATATTCCGGAAAAAGTATTTGCCGGTGCCTTGCCTACAACTGTTGTTTTTGATAAGCAGGGCAGGCTATCATTCAGACATGAAGGTGTCGCAAATTATGCCGATCAAAAGATCATTGATTTCATCAATAAATTAAAAAGTAGCCGTTAG
- a CDS encoding MarR family winged helix-turn-helix transcriptional regulator, whose amino-acid sequence MEQNVIDASGLLAISTRLQRLSDQIRKDGLLIYKAFGIDFQPKWFPVLYTLYKKSTMSVVSLSDEIGYAHPSTISLLKELEKEKLIRSKKDKIDTRKRLVELTEKGKTLLSTMEPVWEVIIKATAEITNTENNLMKAINEVEAALQEKSFLHRAEVYIKK is encoded by the coding sequence ATGGAACAAAATGTAATTGATGCTTCTGGCTTACTCGCCATTTCTACACGTTTACAACGGCTCAGCGACCAGATCCGTAAGGACGGATTATTGATTTACAAAGCATTCGGAATCGATTTTCAACCTAAATGGTTCCCGGTGCTGTATACTTTATATAAAAAATCGACCATGAGCGTCGTTTCTCTTTCTGATGAAATCGGTTATGCCCATCCTTCTACCATCAGTTTGTTAAAGGAACTGGAGAAAGAGAAACTCATCCGTTCTAAAAAGGATAAGATTGATACCCGTAAACGCCTGGTAGAACTTACCGAAAAGGGCAAAACGCTACTGTCAACCATGGAACCGGTTTGGGAAGTGATTATTAAAGCCACAGCAGAGATTACAAATACAGAAAATAACCTGATGAAAGCCATAAATGAGGTAGAAGCCGCACTACAGGAGAAAAGCTTTTTGCATAGGGCAGAGGTTTATATTAAAAAATGA
- a CDS encoding TonB-dependent receptor: MKTLYKIILTLTLLLNVTIGFAQTNAKPNISGVILDETKKPADYVTVVLFKASDSSVVKTAFTDPSGKFNFNVSGKGSYYYKASNMGYKTLRSKTIVLTEDNQKVDFGTAQLVASTQNLKEVNVAITKPLIERKMDKIVMNVSNSSIMTGSTALEILQKAPGVTVDQNDKISMMGKQGVLIQLDGKQTYMSSADVANLLRNMQSSDIESIELITNPSSKYDASGNSGIINIKTKKNKNGGTNGSINGSLGYGKNLRGNAGLNLNHRTQKLNLFGNYNYGKFERDNLISIDRISNGTPDIYFMQVGESKRKQYNNNLKAGLDYFIDKKNTIGILVNGYFNHGTEASANNTLIGPSFQRADSSLITNSLQANKYNNVSYNLNYKSVLDTAGSEISADVDYSKYKGNDGSNYENDYRFQNGDRIRPVIYTRNSTPSIIDIKAFKIDYNVSLNKTVKLEAGVKSSWVKTDNDLQAEVYVNDLWKNDVKRSNQFVYDENVNAAYTNINKQFKNTSVQIGLRVEQTNSKGNLITKNTVVERNYWDFFPTLFVQQTLSKNNQLGFSYSRRIDRPSYDALNPFIYYLDEFTYSKGNPFLNPQYTHNFELSYTLLQKYMLSIGYSRINDVIAEVILPDAANQSLYQTNANIAINISYNANLNIPVQLTKWWQTNNNLNVFYLSFEAPDLAGSALKTGKTSFQFKSQQTFTIMDGFTAEINGSYESPLDYGTLSLKARYYIDAGLSKSLFNKKASLKLALSDVFNMSENNLSSAYPGLTYSLHQKNETRIGRISFTYRFGKNEIKPARRRSTGTEAEQGRMKN; the protein is encoded by the coding sequence ATGAAAACACTATACAAAATAATATTAACCCTTACACTTCTTTTAAATGTCACAATAGGTTTTGCGCAAACAAATGCTAAACCGAATATTAGTGGGGTAATTTTAGATGAGACCAAAAAACCTGCAGATTATGTTACCGTCGTACTCTTTAAAGCATCAGATTCCAGCGTGGTTAAAACAGCATTTACCGATCCAAGCGGAAAATTTAATTTCAATGTTTCGGGTAAGGGGAGCTATTATTATAAAGCCAGTAACATGGGTTATAAAACGCTTAGAAGTAAAACCATTGTTTTAACAGAAGATAATCAAAAAGTAGATTTCGGAACGGCACAGCTTGTTGCAAGCACTCAAAACTTAAAAGAAGTGAATGTAGCGATAACCAAGCCATTAATCGAAAGAAAAATGGATAAAATCGTGATGAACGTTTCCAATAGTTCGATTATGACAGGTTCAACCGCGCTGGAAATTTTACAAAAAGCACCAGGCGTAACGGTAGATCAAAACGATAAAATTTCGATGATGGGCAAACAGGGTGTCTTAATTCAATTGGATGGCAAGCAAACTTATATGAGTAGTGCCGATGTAGCCAACCTGCTACGGAATATGCAGAGTTCAGACATAGAAAGCATTGAGTTGATTACCAATCCATCTTCCAAATATGATGCTTCAGGTAATTCAGGAATTATAAACATCAAAACGAAGAAAAACAAAAATGGCGGAACAAATGGCAGTATAAACGGATCTTTAGGATATGGTAAAAACCTAAGGGGAAATGCAGGTTTAAACCTGAACCACCGTACACAGAAACTTAATCTTTTTGGCAACTACAACTATGGCAAGTTTGAGCGTGATAATCTGATCTCTATCGACCGGATTTCGAATGGTACACCCGATATTTACTTTATGCAGGTAGGTGAGAGCAAAAGAAAACAATATAACAATAACCTTAAAGCAGGCTTAGACTATTTTATCGATAAGAAAAACACTATTGGTATATTGGTAAATGGATATTTCAACCATGGCACCGAAGCTTCCGCAAACAATACTTTAATTGGTCCGTCTTTTCAAAGAGCAGATTCCAGCCTGATAACCAACTCATTGCAGGCAAACAAATACAATAACGTTTCTTATAACTTAAATTATAAATCTGTTCTGGATACTGCGGGTTCAGAAATTTCGGCAGATGTAGATTATTCCAAATACAAAGGAAACGATGGTTCTAATTATGAAAACGATTATCGGTTTCAAAATGGAGACAGAATCCGCCCGGTCATATATACCAGGAACAGCACCCCTTCGATTATTGACATCAAGGCATTTAAAATCGATTATAACGTTTCGCTAAACAAAACGGTTAAACTTGAAGCCGGGGTTAAAAGCAGCTGGGTTAAAACGGATAACGATCTCCAGGCTGAAGTGTATGTAAATGATTTGTGGAAGAATGATGTTAAAAGAAGCAATCAATTTGTATACGATGAAAATGTAAATGCGGCTTATACCAATATTAACAAACAGTTTAAAAATACCAGTGTACAGATTGGTTTAAGGGTTGAGCAAACCAATTCGAAAGGAAATTTAATTACTAAAAATACCGTTGTGGAGCGAAATTACTGGGATTTCTTTCCAACGTTATTTGTTCAGCAAACGCTTTCAAAAAACAATCAGTTAGGGTTTTCTTATAGCAGAAGGATAGACCGCCCCAGTTATGATGCTTTAAATCCATTTATTTATTACTTAGATGAATTTACCTATAGCAAAGGGAATCCATTTTTAAACCCACAGTATACACACAATTTTGAGCTCAGTTATACCCTGTTGCAAAAGTATATGCTCTCTATAGGCTATAGCAGGATTAACGATGTAATTGCTGAGGTAATTTTGCCAGATGCAGCAAATCAATCTTTATATCAAACCAATGCAAATATTGCCATAAACATCAGCTACAATGCCAATTTAAATATACCCGTTCAGCTTACGAAATGGTGGCAGACCAATAATAACTTAAATGTTTTTTATCTCAGTTTTGAAGCACCAGACCTGGCCGGGAGTGCTTTAAAAACCGGAAAAACATCTTTCCAATTTAAATCGCAGCAAACCTTTACCATTATGGACGGTTTTACAGCGGAAATAAACGGTAGCTACGAATCGCCGCTGGATTATGGAACGCTAAGTTTAAAAGCCCGTTACTATATTGATGCAGGTTTGAGCAAATCGCTGTTTAACAAAAAAGCAAGTTTGAAGCTGGCCTTATCAGATGTATTTAATATGTCTGAAAATAATTTATCAAGCGCCTATCCTGGTTTAACCTACTCGTTACATCAAAAAAATGAAACACGCATTGGCAGAATCAGCTTTACTTACCGTTTTGGCAAAAATGAGATTAAACCTGCCCGTAGACGCTCAACAGGTACCGAAGCAGAACAGGGAAGGATGAAGAATTAG
- a CDS encoding N-acetylmuramoyl-L-alanine amidase, with translation MLFSRSSKSLSIFAFSIVLILFACGSSKYAATEKIYKEKAKGFSKIINTTPPIGQLYDSLGPTNQEWIGSVNFGIRKPNFVVIHHTAQDSLAQTIKTFFSTKAGTSAHYVIGRDGKVVHMVNDYLRANHAGVSKWGKDTDLNSSSIGIELDNNGLTDPWPDAQINSLLKLLVTLKKNYGIPTANFIGHADIAPKRKNDPKNFPWKKMADKGFGYWYDDVLKNPPADFNTEMALKYIGYDTSNLPAAITAFKIHFIQSDITPTLTPVDILVLYNVYTKY, from the coding sequence ATGTTATTTTCCAGGTCATCAAAATCATTATCTATTTTCGCCTTTTCCATTGTACTTATTCTATTTGCCTGCGGAAGCAGCAAATACGCCGCAACAGAAAAAATATATAAGGAAAAGGCAAAGGGTTTTTCGAAAATAATCAACACCACGCCACCAATTGGTCAACTTTACGATTCATTAGGACCAACAAACCAGGAATGGATTGGTTCTGTAAATTTTGGGATACGTAAGCCAAATTTTGTGGTGATTCACCATACCGCTCAGGATAGTTTGGCACAAACTATAAAAACATTTTTCTCAACTAAAGCAGGTACCAGTGCGCATTATGTGATTGGTCGCGATGGAAAAGTAGTGCACATGGTTAATGATTATTTACGTGCAAACCATGCTGGTGTAAGTAAATGGGGAAAAGATACCGACCTGAATTCTTCATCAATTGGCATTGAACTGGATAATAACGGCTTAACAGATCCCTGGCCTGATGCTCAGATCAACAGCTTGTTAAAGTTGTTGGTTACTTTAAAGAAAAATTACGGGATCCCTACTGCAAATTTTATCGGCCATGCTGATATTGCACCTAAACGTAAAAACGATCCAAAAAACTTCCCCTGGAAAAAAATGGCCGATAAAGGTTTTGGTTATTGGTATGATGATGTGCTGAAAAACCCACCAGCAGATTTTAATACCGAAATGGCACTAAAGTATATCGGTTACGATACAAGCAATCTGCCAGCAGCAATTACCGCTTTCAAAATCCATTTTATCCAGAGTGATATTACGCCGACCTTAACACCAGTAGATATATTGGTACTGTATAATGTATATACGAAGTATTAA
- a CDS encoding enoyl-CoA hydratase/isomerase family protein, with product MAYQNLISEIKENILYVTINREKALNALNKDTLAELADVIAYAGKTDQVRGVILTGAGEKAFVAGADIKEFSDYSGKQGEDLAKLGHDQVFNAIENSSKPFIAAINGFALGGGLELAMACHIRIASDHAKLGLPEVTLGLIPGYGGTQRLTQLVGKGKAIEMITTANMITASLAEKIGLVNYVVPQPDLISKAEEILNAIKQRAPLAISAAIKAVIAAVNDNNGYATEIEEFGKCFETADFKEGVTAFVEKRKANFSGK from the coding sequence ATGGCATATCAAAATTTAATCTCAGAAATAAAAGAAAACATTTTATACGTGACCATCAATCGCGAAAAGGCGCTAAATGCTTTAAATAAAGATACTTTGGCAGAACTTGCGGATGTAATTGCTTATGCAGGTAAAACCGACCAGGTAAGAGGTGTTATTTTAACCGGAGCAGGTGAGAAGGCCTTTGTTGCAGGAGCTGATATTAAAGAGTTTTCTGATTATAGCGGCAAACAGGGAGAAGATTTAGCAAAACTTGGTCACGATCAGGTTTTTAATGCTATTGAAAATTCCTCAAAGCCATTTATTGCAGCAATCAACGGATTTGCTTTGGGTGGAGGACTGGAGTTGGCTATGGCCTGCCATATACGCATTGCATCTGATCATGCTAAATTAGGTTTACCTGAAGTTACTTTAGGGTTGATTCCTGGTTATGGGGGTACCCAGCGCCTCACCCAATTGGTTGGAAAAGGTAAAGCAATAGAAATGATTACGACAGCAAATATGATCACGGCTTCATTGGCAGAAAAAATAGGCCTTGTAAATTATGTTGTTCCGCAGCCTGATCTGATTAGTAAGGCTGAAGAAATACTGAATGCGATTAAGCAACGTGCACCGCTGGCCATTTCGGCTGCAATAAAGGCTGTAATAGCAGCCGTAAATGACAACAATGGCTACGCTACCGAAATTGAAGAATTTGGTAAATGTTTTGAAACAGCCGATTTTAAGGAAGGCGTAACAGCGTTTGTTGAAAAGAGAAAAGCAAATTTTTCTGGAAAGTAG
- a CDS encoding nucleoid-associated protein, which translates to MISFFEASLKQLSIHHTGNKLVEEYYKLSDAPLKIEDKLLGNLLMQYFLKPFEKVNEVYRFYHPNDNLQLNEVFHFAHEIFENNVLFHEDSQQLAKYLYDVANHPKIKSGELYVAYFEKVQIEGEQLDVLGIFKSETKDTYLKVYPELDGFNMSYEQDAISINKLDKGCLIFNVEKEEGYKVVVLDQSKSSNDSAVYWKDEFLKLKIRNDSYNQTNNVLGVYKNFVTQKLDDDYEISKADKIDLLNRSMKYFKEKETFDIEEFGNEVIGNAEGIESFKNYKKNYEEEFESPIADHFEIAESAVKKQARAYKSVLKLDKNFHIYIHGNKDMIEKGYDDDKSMNFYKVYFREEE; encoded by the coding sequence ATGATTTCATTTTTCGAGGCTTCGCTTAAACAACTTTCCATCCACCACACCGGTAATAAACTGGTTGAAGAGTATTACAAATTATCTGATGCCCCGTTAAAAATCGAGGATAAATTATTAGGAAACCTGCTGATGCAGTATTTCTTAAAGCCTTTCGAAAAAGTTAATGAAGTTTACCGTTTTTATCACCCTAACGATAATTTACAACTGAACGAAGTATTCCATTTTGCACATGAGATTTTTGAAAACAATGTGCTTTTTCATGAAGACTCGCAGCAACTCGCCAAATATTTATACGATGTGGCCAACCACCCCAAAATTAAATCGGGTGAATTGTATGTGGCTTATTTCGAAAAAGTGCAGATAGAAGGCGAGCAGTTGGATGTTTTAGGGATTTTTAAATCGGAAACTAAAGATACCTACCTAAAGGTTTACCCCGAGCTGGATGGTTTTAACATGAGTTACGAGCAGGATGCCATCAGCATTAATAAATTGGATAAGGGCTGCTTGATTTTTAATGTAGAAAAGGAAGAAGGTTATAAGGTAGTGGTGCTGGATCAATCTAAAAGCAGCAACGATTCTGCTGTTTACTGGAAAGATGAATTTCTTAAATTAAAAATCAGGAACGATAGTTATAACCAGACCAATAACGTTTTGGGCGTTTACAAAAACTTCGTGACGCAGAAACTGGATGATGATTATGAAATCAGCAAAGCGGATAAAATCGATCTTTTAAACCGTTCGATGAAATACTTCAAAGAGAAGGAAACTTTTGATATCGAAGAATTCGGGAATGAGGTAATCGGTAATGCAGAAGGGATCGAATCGTTTAAGAACTATAAGAAGAACTACGAAGAGGAGTTTGAAAGTCCGATTGCCGATCATTTTGAGATCGCCGAATCTGCCGTTAAAAAACAGGCCCGGGCTTATAAAAGTGTGTTAAAATTGGATAAAAACTTCCACATCTATATCCATGGCAATAAAGACATGATCGAGAAAGGTTACGACGATGATAAATCGATGAACTTTTACAAGGTGTATTTTAGGGAAGAAGAGTAG
- a CDS encoding glutamine--tRNA ligase/YqeY domain fusion protein → MSEEKSLNFIEEIVENDLNSGKYETLVTRFPPEPNGYLHIGHAKAICLNFGLTQKYGGYTNLRFDDTNPVTEKTEYVNSQQEDIRWLGFNWKNELYASDYFDELYGFALKLIEKGLAYVDESAADEIAALKGTPTEPGQDSPYRNRSIEENLDIFTKMKNGEFPDGAYILRAKIDMASPNMLMRDPIIYRIKHAEHHRTGNKWCIYPMYDFAHGQSDSIENITHSICTLEYVSHRELYDWFIEKLEIFPSKQYEFARLNLTSTVMSKRKLLQLVNENLVNGWDDPRMPTISGLRRRGFTPKSIREFCERIGIAKRENLIELSLLEFCIREDLNKTANRVMAVLDPIKLVITNYEKGTEDLIGENNPEAEDGGGTRVIPFSNELWIEREDFMEVPAKKWFRLAPGAMVRLKFAYIVKCEDFVKDENGNVTEIRCTYIPESKSGNDTSGVNVKGTIHWVSAPHAKTAEIRLYDRLFTSETPDAEEGDFKDYLNPESLTVLPNAYIEPALADADLDGRYQFIRKGYFCLDKDSTADKLVFNRTVTLKDTFKKPN, encoded by the coding sequence ATGAGTGAAGAGAAGTCATTGAACTTTATTGAAGAAATTGTTGAGAACGACTTAAATAGTGGTAAGTATGAAACTTTGGTTACGCGTTTTCCGCCTGAACCTAATGGTTATTTACACATTGGCCACGCGAAAGCAATATGCTTAAATTTCGGACTAACACAAAAATACGGCGGCTATACCAATCTGCGTTTTGACGATACCAATCCGGTTACAGAAAAAACAGAATATGTAAACAGTCAGCAGGAAGATATCAGGTGGTTGGGTTTTAACTGGAAAAATGAATTATATGCCTCAGATTATTTTGATGAGTTATATGGTTTTGCCCTTAAGCTGATCGAAAAAGGTTTGGCTTATGTTGATGAGAGCGCTGCAGATGAAATTGCGGCCTTAAAAGGTACACCAACTGAACCAGGACAGGACAGCCCATATCGTAACCGCAGCATTGAAGAAAATTTAGACATTTTTACGAAAATGAAAAATGGCGAATTTCCCGATGGCGCTTATATTTTGAGAGCAAAAATAGATATGGCCAGTCCGAATATGTTAATGCGCGATCCGATTATCTATCGTATCAAACACGCAGAACATCACCGTACAGGCAACAAATGGTGCATTTATCCAATGTACGACTTTGCTCATGGACAAAGTGACAGTATCGAAAACATTACGCACTCTATCTGTACACTGGAATATGTTTCACACCGTGAACTGTACGATTGGTTTATCGAAAAATTAGAGATTTTCCCTTCTAAGCAATATGAATTTGCCCGCTTAAATCTTACCAGCACGGTAATGAGTAAACGCAAGCTTCTTCAACTGGTTAACGAAAACTTAGTAAATGGATGGGACGATCCGCGCATGCCTACCATTAGTGGTTTGCGCAGAAGAGGCTTTACACCAAAGAGCATCCGCGAGTTTTGCGAACGTATTGGCATTGCCAAACGCGAAAACTTAATTGAGCTAAGTTTATTGGAATTTTGTATCCGCGAAGATTTAAACAAAACGGCTAACCGGGTAATGGCGGTTTTAGATCCGATTAAACTGGTGATTACGAATTACGAAAAAGGAACTGAAGATTTAATCGGCGAAAATAATCCTGAGGCTGAAGATGGTGGTGGCACGCGTGTGATCCCTTTTAGCAATGAACTATGGATAGAACGTGAAGATTTTATGGAAGTGCCGGCAAAAAAATGGTTCCGCCTGGCTCCTGGTGCAATGGTTCGCTTAAAGTTCGCCTATATTGTTAAATGCGAAGATTTTGTGAAAGATGAAAACGGAAATGTTACTGAAATCCGTTGTACTTACATTCCCGAATCGAAAAGTGGAAACGACACCAGCGGCGTAAATGTTAAAGGAACCATCCATTGGGTAAGTGCTCCACATGCCAAAACTGCTGAAATCCGTTTATATGATCGCTTATTTACTTCAGAAACACCAGATGCAGAAGAAGGCGACTTTAAAGATTATTTAAATCCTGAAAGTTTAACGGTATTGCCTAATGCTTATATAGAGCCGGCATTAGCTGATGCAGATTTAGATGGCCGTTATCAGTTTATCCGTAAAGGTTATTTCTGTTTAGATAAAGATTCTACAGCCGATAAATTGGTTTTCAATAGAACAGTAACACTTAAAGATACATTTAAGAAGCCAAACTAG
- a CDS encoding cobalamin B12-binding domain-containing protein, producing MMSKVLNRPIRVLVAKVGLDGHDRGAKVIATSLRDAGMEVIYTGLRQTPEMVVNTALQEDVDAIGISILSGAHMTVFPKIIHFMKEKQLDDVLLTGGGIIPEADRLKLADMGVGELFPPGTTMASIVQYIQDWVTENRNF from the coding sequence ATGATGAGCAAAGTATTAAATCGGCCTATCCGCGTTTTAGTAGCTAAAGTTGGATTGGATGGCCATGACAGAGGGGCCAAAGTAATCGCAACATCCTTAAGAGATGCCGGCATGGAAGTAATTTATACCGGCCTGCGCCAAACACCGGAAATGGTGGTGAATACAGCGCTTCAGGAGGATGTTGATGCCATTGGAATTTCTATTCTATCTGGGGCACATATGACAGTTTTTCCAAAGATTATTCATTTTATGAAAGAAAAACAGTTAGATGATGTGTTGTTAACCGGAGGGGGGATTATCCCTGAAGCAGATCGGTTGAAACTGGCAGATATGGGTGTTGGGGAGCTGTTTCCTCCAGGTACCACAATGGCCAGTATTGTACAATATATTCAGGATTGGGTAACAGAAAACAGAAATTTTTAA